The proteins below are encoded in one region of Puniceicoccus vermicola:
- a CDS encoding ABC transporter permease, translating to MSRDLPDSRPPAAEIRTETVDGLSRILYSGPFTIHGESPAIPSLEGLTDSRAPVELDGSAVTHWDSSLILCLCRTQEALAEQGTKTELAGFPDSITPLLDRANSARQSEATDTPPEKDSFIHILGDKGIQFYNGFRDFLNFIGETAQSFGRLVRGKAVYQKSDLLNLLWENTGRSIGIVFLISFLTGLILAFVGAIQLSKFGADIFVADLVSIAMFREMGAMMTGVILAGRTGSAFAAQIGSMKANNELNALQTMGISAFDFIVLPRLATLSIMMPVLAFMAGLSGIFGGMIVSVGFMDISAIQFLTQTASAITGTSFFSGIGKSVVFGGIIAMTGCFRGMAAGSSAESVGNAATSSVVTSIVLIIVADAIFAVLFNIYGI from the coding sequence ATGAGCCGCGATCTCCCAGACTCACGGCCCCCTGCGGCTGAGATCCGAACGGAAACCGTCGACGGGCTATCTCGCATCCTCTACTCCGGCCCCTTCACGATTCATGGCGAATCGCCAGCGATCCCATCACTCGAAGGATTGACCGATTCAAGAGCTCCCGTCGAACTCGATGGATCGGCCGTCACTCATTGGGATAGTTCTCTGATCCTCTGCCTCTGCCGCACGCAGGAAGCGCTCGCTGAACAAGGTACGAAGACCGAGCTAGCGGGATTCCCCGATTCGATCACCCCCCTGCTCGACCGGGCCAACTCCGCCCGCCAGAGCGAGGCTACGGATACACCGCCTGAGAAAGATTCGTTTATCCACATTCTGGGGGACAAGGGGATCCAATTCTACAACGGATTCCGGGATTTTCTGAACTTTATCGGTGAAACCGCCCAAAGCTTCGGTCGACTCGTCCGGGGGAAAGCAGTCTACCAGAAATCCGACCTGTTGAACCTCCTCTGGGAGAACACCGGGCGCTCGATCGGAATCGTTTTTCTCATCAGCTTCCTGACCGGATTGATTCTCGCCTTCGTCGGGGCGATCCAACTTTCGAAATTCGGGGCGGATATTTTCGTCGCCGATCTGGTTTCCATCGCCATGTTCCGGGAGATGGGAGCCATGATGACGGGGGTCATCCTCGCCGGACGCACAGGCTCAGCCTTCGCCGCCCAGATCGGAAGTATGAAGGCCAATAACGAGCTCAACGCTCTGCAGACCATGGGCATCTCGGCCTTTGACTTCATTGTCCTTCCCCGTCTCGCCACCCTCTCGATCATGATGCCCGTTCTCGCCTTTATGGCGGGCCTCTCCGGGATCTTCGGAGGGATGATCGTCTCGGTCGGGTTCATGGATATTTCCGCGATCCAGTTCCTGACTCAGACGGCCAGCGCCATCACCGGCACCAGTTTTTTTAGCGGCATCGGCAAAAGCGTCGTCTTCGGAGGAATCATCGCCATGACTGGTTGCTTCCGCGGCATGGCCGCCGGATCCAGCGCCGAATCAGTGGGGAACGCCGCCACCTCCTCCGTGGTCACTTCCATCGTCCTGATCATCGTCGCTGACGCAATCTTCGCCGTCCTCTTCAACATTTACGGAATTTGA
- a CDS encoding ABC-type transport auxiliary lipoprotein family protein: MIRSSLSLLAVLFLCSCANLQPVNDQAKPATLILPHEVSPDTEYAAPVFSISLPSYMNESTVWYADENGSLTSLPNFIWAESLSRALQREMALALSQKEPYPPNQRVEITFARFILLSDGSGLSICELIFSSTDTSEIFPISKVLVKNIWDPEAPASYLKGYQTLLQSTVSEILKVFPRPTSETSQHSQTSE, translated from the coding sequence ATGATTCGATCCTCTCTTAGCCTCTTAGCAGTCCTCTTCCTCTGCTCTTGCGCAAATCTACAGCCGGTCAACGACCAAGCCAAACCGGCGACCTTGATCCTCCCGCATGAGGTCTCGCCGGACACCGAATACGCCGCCCCCGTCTTCAGCATCTCGCTCCCCAGCTACATGAACGAGAGCACGGTCTGGTATGCCGACGAAAACGGATCCCTCACCTCCCTGCCGAACTTCATCTGGGCCGAGTCTCTCTCCCGCGCCCTTCAACGCGAGATGGCTTTGGCCCTCTCACAGAAAGAGCCTTACCCGCCCAACCAGCGGGTTGAAATCACGTTCGCTCGATTCATCCTTCTTAGTGACGGCTCGGGTCTTTCCATCTGCGAACTGATCTTCTCCTCCACCGACACCTCCGAAATTTTCCCAATTTCTAAAGTTTTGGTAAAAAATATCTGGGATCCAGAGGCTCCAGCCTCTTATCTTAAGGGATATCAAACTCTCTTACAGTCCACCGTCAGCGAAATCCTAAAAGTTTTCCCGCGTCCAACCTCTGAAACTTCTCAGCATTCTCAAACCTCCGAGTGA
- a CDS encoding ABC transporter ATP-binding protein produces MSTTEPDTADILTQDLSIGYSGKAIMEGINLGIRKGEIFFIMGGSGSGKSTLLKTLIGLIPPVSGSIYYGDREFTEEDHEMQQSILRNTGVLYQGGALFSSMTLLENVALPLRIHTKLTEKDILELAGYKLGLVELGSALHKFPHEISGGMIKRAGLARALALDPSILYFDEPSAGLDPLTSRQLDETILELNQSLNTTTVIVSHELESIFTLAHRAVFLDARTRRQMEVGNPKEMKMTSSHEEIRDFLNRRKPGGESAT; encoded by the coding sequence TTGAGCACAACCGAACCAGACACCGCCGATATCCTTACCCAGGACCTCTCGATCGGGTACTCCGGCAAGGCCATCATGGAGGGTATCAATCTCGGCATCCGCAAAGGAGAGATTTTCTTCATCATGGGAGGGAGCGGATCCGGCAAGAGCACACTGCTCAAAACGCTGATCGGATTGATTCCTCCTGTCTCCGGCTCCATCTACTACGGCGATCGTGAGTTCACCGAGGAGGACCACGAAATGCAGCAGTCGATCCTCCGCAATACCGGTGTTCTCTATCAAGGAGGAGCCCTCTTCAGCTCCATGACCCTGCTCGAGAACGTCGCCCTCCCGCTGCGGATCCACACAAAACTGACTGAGAAGGACATCCTCGAGCTCGCCGGCTACAAGCTCGGCCTTGTCGAGCTCGGCAGCGCCCTTCACAAATTTCCACACGAAATCAGCGGGGGTATGATTAAACGGGCTGGCCTCGCCCGTGCCCTCGCGCTCGATCCCAGCATCCTTTATTTCGACGAGCCCTCTGCTGGTCTCGATCCGCTAACTTCCCGCCAGCTCGACGAAACAATCCTCGAACTAAACCAAAGCCTGAATACGACCACGGTGATCGTCTCCCACGAATTGGAGAGCATCTTTACCCTCGCCCACCGTGCCGTTTTTCTCGATGCTCGCACCCGCCGTCAAATGGAAGTGGGAAATCCTAAAGAGATGAAAATGACATCAAGCCACGAGGAAATCCGCGACTTCCTCAATCGACGTAAGCCTGGAGGAGAATCCGCCACATGA
- a CDS encoding MlaD family protein: MNQRKLKFRIGLFLFLSGSLFVGSLFFFGLTDFFEKKTHFVSFFNESVRGLNKGSRVRFRGVEIGQVDEIRLSLDDASTPPGIPVIYEVDISRLQNKLGVSVAISEKKNYEAAIRNGLTAKLENSSMVTGQLYIDLDYRPPNSVNESPKVFDGNLNYIPSVPSLLADVTDQMVKIVNDVSQINFPEMSQNLNQMIVTINDTLESFKSSGTAKNLNDTLLSIKNFVDSGEIQKTAQQFGGTADSLNEFITNLNKGEGTLGEPLAKTLNQMALTAVSLDKISNSFSTMFDSYTGPVADLERTLSDIQETTLAFQSLLEFIRRHPNALIFGRQTP, encoded by the coding sequence ATGAACCAACGTAAATTGAAGTTCCGCATCGGGCTTTTCCTCTTCCTCTCGGGCTCTCTCTTCGTCGGAAGCCTGTTTTTCTTCGGACTCACCGACTTTTTCGAGAAGAAAACCCACTTCGTCTCCTTCTTCAACGAATCGGTTCGCGGCCTGAACAAAGGTTCCCGGGTACGTTTCCGCGGAGTGGAAATCGGTCAAGTCGATGAAATCCGCCTGAGCCTCGACGACGCCTCGACTCCCCCCGGCATCCCGGTTATTTACGAGGTCGATATCAGCCGCCTCCAGAACAAACTCGGAGTCTCGGTCGCTATCTCCGAAAAGAAGAACTACGAAGCGGCTATACGCAACGGTCTTACGGCGAAGCTCGAAAACAGCAGCATGGTCACTGGTCAGCTCTACATCGACCTCGACTACCGACCGCCGAACTCCGTAAACGAGTCTCCGAAAGTCTTCGACGGGAACCTCAACTACATTCCCTCGGTACCCTCCCTCCTGGCAGATGTCACCGACCAGATGGTGAAGATCGTCAACGACGTCAGCCAGATCAACTTTCCTGAGATGAGCCAAAATCTCAACCAGATGATCGTGACCATCAACGACACCTTGGAAAGTTTCAAGTCCAGCGGCACCGCGAAAAATCTTAACGACACCCTTCTCTCGATTAAGAACTTCGTCGATTCCGGAGAAATCCAGAAGACGGCCCAACAATTCGGCGGCACCGCCGATTCTCTCAACGAGTTTATCACGAACCTGAATAAGGGCGAGGGCACTCTCGGCGAACCTCTCGCCAAGACGCTCAACCAGATGGCGCTCACCGCCGTTTCTCTCGACAAGATCAGCAACAGTTTTTCGACGATGTTCGACAGCTACACCGGTCCCGTTGCCGATCTGGAGCGGACTCTCTCCGACATCCAGGAAACCACGCTCGCATTCCAGTCTCTCCTGGAGTTCATTCGACGCCATCCCAACGCTCTCATATTCGGAAGACAAACACCATGA